The Alnus glutinosa chromosome 3, dhAlnGlut1.1, whole genome shotgun sequence nucleotide sequence GAAGGGGCATATTTgggtagaattttatttttgattgttttttaaaaacatgtttgggtaggtttctctttttaaattcaaattctactcaagttttatcaaactttttacaattttgtattgggttgtctaaaccattcaaaataattttaaaaaataaattttttcggtattcacaattttaaatatagtgaaaaataataaatattaaaaatatgacatttaaaaaaaataaacattcaaaaaaattaaatagagaaagaataaataaatcttaaaaaaaaaattatttaaatgaaatagtaaatagttaaattggTAATGCTATTGGgagtacattaaaaaaaaaaatgattcaaaagaatagagaaaaataatttttaattattttagctaataaaatttaataaaactattaaaaatgcacTAACCTCTGTATAAATCAAATTAAGCTGTCATTGTAACGTTCTACTTTGAACATTTCGTCGGCCACGGAACTCCCCATTCCTATTTCCAAGGGTTGGCCACCTGACTTCAAAACTTATAAAACTTTAACGGCATTATATGATTggtgcttttcttttcttttcttttttatttttattttttaattttttgatgaatatgaTTGGTGCTTTTCAGTAATAGTTTTCAAAGCTTGTTTTTtcagaaaatcaaacaaaaattataaataactaTTAtcatgtggttttttttttttttcttctgaactgggaatatgaaataaaaatatataatattttgatattctatgaaaatatgttgtttctagaaaaaaaaaaaaaaaaaaaaaagtgtttttatgttgttttatatttggacataaattttctttgATCCAGTTTGTAAAATTATAATGTGTCCCATAACAGTGATAAACACTTAATTTTTCAAGTAATATGTGTGaagtgcattttttttaataaaatttttaaaaaaacatgtgtttttcacatgcttcctcaacccaatttaaaataaatttatgtcctttctattttataaatatataaattaaaaaccaTATTTGAAAACTCCACACTCTACAAGTGCTTTATTCACAAGGGGCCAACCTAATAtgatataaatttcttacaaattgaatTCCAGAAGTTTTTATAATTCAATTAGGATGTAGGAGTTTCTACAATTTAGCCACTAAAAAGTGAAATGTGTTGTTTAAACATACGAAAAACACATTTTCTTATTactgctataaaaaaaaaaatggaaataggaaaaggaaaagggttTTCCCACTTGAACCATCCTTTATAATTATGAATCAGAATTATGATGATTTCGTAAAGTAAATGATAAaaggaaacaatttttttttataaaaaagaaaaaaaaaaaaaaaaaaaaaaaaagaaaaaaagaaacgaaagtACAGGGTCACATGTGAGTgagatgaataaaataaaatgggctCATGTGGGTCACACATTTCAAAGCTAATAAAGATACCCCTTCCAATAATTCACCCCCACAATAATTGCAACTCTCACCAGGGACCACCAACGGCGTCGTATATATCGTCCCCCTGCCGTTCAAACATTTCTCCGTCTCCGATACTACTATGTGGAGCGACCTTCCCTTGGATCTCCTCGCCACCATCTTCTCCTACCTCTCCCCAGACTCCTTGGCTTGCGCCAGGTCGGCTTGCCGGCATTGGCATAAATCTGCCAAGGCTTATCTCTTCAGCACAACCTCTTCGGTGCCCCGGCCCGACCCACCATGGTTCGTCGCCATGTCGACGCGCAGCCACAGAGGAGTGTGCTGTTACACTCACAACCCAATTCTCAACAACtggcatgctctctctctcgacTTTCTTCCACACCCAGTTCGTCTTGTTAGTTCCATTGGAAGCCTTATTCTTCTAAGACCCACAAATTCTACGTTCCTCCAATTGTCCATTTGCAATCCATTTTCAAGGCAATTCAGGCACCTCCCTCTGTTAAACATCACACGGACTAACCCAGCCGTCGGCGTTCTTGTTCGGTTTCCTTACTTTATTGTATACGTCGCAGGTGGGATGTCCGACGCACCGCGTGGCGGCGGCGCAACATACGAACCCACGTTGGAAATATACGACTCGCGACATGACAGGTGGCGAATTGTCGGGTCCATGCCGGTGGAATTTGCCGTGAGGTTAACTGTCTGGACACCCAGTGAGAGCGTGTTCTCCAAGGGGGTCCTATATTGGATCACCTCTGCCCGGGCTTACACTGTAATGGGCTTTGACATTTGCACAAACACTTGGAGGGAACTGAATGTCCCGATGGCAGACCGGCTTGATTTCGCTACGCTAGTGCGGCGGAATGGGGTGCTGACGCTCGTCGGTGGCGCGTGCGGCGAGAACGCTTGTATATGGGAGCTGGGTGAGGGGGATAATTGGCGGCTGGCCGAGAAGATGCCGGTTGAATTTGAGATGAGACTTTCAGGTGGCAAAGGAAGTACTAAGTGTGTGGGAAGTGATGGAGCGATTTACTTGTATAGAGAGCTTGGTTCAGGaatggtagtttggagggaaGTTGTAGAAAAGGGTGTGTGGGAATGGTTTTGGGTTGATGGGTGCCGTTCCATTGGAGGAAAACAAGTGCATAGTTTCCCAATAAAAGGAGTGCTTCTTCACCCAACTCTTGCTCCCTCATGCATAAATTCTAACTAAAAAAATGGTGCTTTTTACTCTGCTTTTCCcttacaaatttttgttttctatgtAACTTTGCATTCAAATTGTTTCGGCTGTGTTTGTCTCTACAAGAGATGTGTGATCACCGGGAAGTTACGGCGACATAATTTATGCCAAAAGCAAAATATATTGACCAAAATGTTCTTACTCTGTTCAGGTTTGATTCAGCCAAACACACTTaacaaaattgatgaaaatagGCTTATTGGGTTTGCTGGTGttacaaatataatattaatacacagataaaaaaaaagtaaaatataaataaataaataaatgctagcCCTAATGCATCTCTCTATATGTGTTTTTATTATGTTCGTATCGATAAATAGACTGTGACCACCATACACGCCTGCAAAAAAAGGTTGGGAGTACGTGGAAGCACCATACCAAATCTTTGTAAGGATCACCATAGAAATATCCCTATAAGTGTTTCATTATGTCCAAACGCATTTGGTTACATCAGATTAAGCTTTTGTACTCACAGTTATGTCACAAACTATTCAAGAAAAAACACAACTTGTTGGCCGTGAGTACAAACACAATACATGTGTGTTACAACAAAGTCTCTTCACCCTCATGTCAGCTAGTTTTCAGTCCAATCGTTATCCTATTAATGCCTTTTTAGACCGTATCATACGTTCATTGGTCATAGACAACATTTTAAAGTAACAAACGTACAACTTCATGACAAAATCAAATGTCACATAGGGCATAAATAAGGtcattaacaattaattacCTATAGCAAGGGTCGATTCACTCACCTCTTCTGTTGGTCGCATAAGCACATAGAGTATAAAATGCATGCTACATTGGAGTTCTCTTTCCAACTAACTCTATGtgatagataaaaaaaattaggagacACAATGCTCTCTATTCGTTACCTAAGCGCCAGAGACGGATGCTCGTGTGAGTGAGCCAATCTAAGCTTgtcgacattttttttttttcttttttgaattcatTTGGGGCAAGCAATTAGGACTATGTCCCTAAAGACAATTACAATAGGCTGGCCATTACCTCTAATGGTTTGTCCATATCGCATCATCACTAATTCCTTCCGTTGAAGCGAAATAAACCATGCTTATTGTTTACCCTCTAATGAAATTCTAAATGTGAACTCCCATGAGGAAAAGCACAATAGAAACAAATAACATCAAATTGTACTAGTCATTTTGACCACAGAGTGCAAAAGTATGCTCTATTtcattaagagaaatgatacataGGGGACGTTCATCCGTCCCCTCTCCTccttttaatgttaaaaaaagcaaattcaaaactaaaagtacacttttctttgtttttgtttttctttttgattgaatttgttttttttaatattaaaaagagAAGAGGGGACGGATGAACGTCCCCTccgtagcatttctctttcattAATAGTCTGAAGGTTTTGAATAAATGCTACTAGAAACCATTCCTCTTTGATCAATTTCATAAGACTTGAAGTTCgaactaaatttaaaaaaaattgtgtccATTATCTTATAATAAGGACAACCATTCCTTAGACAATTATCGATCCAAGATAATTAGATTGTATGCAACAATTGTTCCCTTAACAAAAAGGATACTTTTAAAAGATTATTGATGGCATTCAAAGAacccatttataataaaatcgtTAATAATAACGACTGGTATATTGGGTATCTTTCTatagaagatatcagattatcAATCTCAGCAGGTAGGCAACAAGTTTATTTCCTTAGCATTTCATATGTATCATATGTAATACAAATTGT carries:
- the LOC133862281 gene encoding F-box only protein 6-like gives rise to the protein MWSDLPLDLLATIFSYLSPDSLACARSACRHWHKSAKAYLFSTTSSVPRPDPPWFVAMSTRSHRGVCCYTHNPILNNWHALSLDFLPHPVRLVSSIGSLILLRPTNSTFLQLSICNPFSRQFRHLPLLNITRTNPAVGVLVRFPYFIVYVAGGMSDAPRGGGATYEPTLEIYDSRHDRWRIVGSMPVEFAVRLTVWTPSESVFSKGVLYWITSARAYTVMGFDICTNTWRELNVPMADRLDFATLVRRNGVLTLVGGACGENACIWELGEGDNWRLAEKMPVEFEMRLSGGKGSTKCVGSDGAIYLYRELGSGMVVWREVVEKGVWEWFWVDGCRSIGGKQVHSFPIKGVLLHPTLAPSCINSN